The following coding sequences lie in one Mycobacterium sp. Z3061 genomic window:
- a CDS encoding alpha/beta fold hydrolase, translated as MGERVTFHSSTGPNLAGIIDVPDGAVRGWGVFAHGFTLGKESPAAARICKQLAADGIGMLRFDALGLSGSEGDWGDGSFTVKVDDIVMACEFMTERGTPADILVGHSWGGAAALAAARQSPGVRAVVTVAAPIDPSHVEKHYDAVVDRCLSEGSAEWMVGGRTLTLKRAFVEDVRAAHLHDKIKGLRLPLLILHSPTDNTVGIGNATEIFRLARHPRSFVSLEGSDHLLTARGQARRAARIIGAWADAYLDED; from the coding sequence ATGGGCGAACGTGTCACGTTCCACAGCTCGACGGGGCCGAACCTCGCGGGGATCATCGACGTGCCGGACGGCGCGGTGCGCGGCTGGGGAGTATTCGCTCACGGCTTCACGCTCGGCAAAGAGTCGCCGGCCGCTGCGCGCATCTGTAAACAACTCGCCGCCGACGGAATCGGCATGCTGCGCTTCGACGCGCTGGGTCTCAGTGGCTCGGAAGGAGATTGGGGCGACGGGTCGTTCACCGTCAAAGTCGACGACATCGTCATGGCATGCGAGTTCATGACCGAGCGCGGAACGCCGGCCGACATACTGGTCGGGCACTCCTGGGGCGGCGCGGCCGCACTTGCCGCCGCCCGGCAGTCGCCGGGGGTGCGGGCGGTCGTCACAGTCGCCGCGCCGATCGACCCGAGTCATGTCGAAAAGCATTACGACGCAGTGGTTGACCGCTGCCTATCCGAGGGCAGTGCCGAGTGGATGGTCGGCGGGCGCACGCTCACCCTGAAGCGGGCCTTCGTCGAGGACGTCCGCGCGGCGCATCTGCACGACAAGATCAAGGGTCTGCGGCTGCCGTTGCTGATCCTGCACTCGCCCACCGACAACACGGTCGGCATCGGAAACGCGACCGAGATCTTCCGGTTGGCCCGCCACCCGCGCAGCTTCGTCTCGCTCGAGGGCTCGGATCATCTGCTCACCGCTCGGGGCCAGGCGCGCCGGGCCGCCCGCATCATCGGCGCCTGGGCCGACGCATACCTGGACGAGGATTAG
- a CDS encoding cutinase family protein: MRLVAMTPGAHVALSLATAVLLGFGLSVGPGPLLPKASAACPDAEVVFARGREEPPGVGAVGDALVNSLRGKTRMSIGVYGVNYPANITTGTGANDMSAHVQSIARDCPNTRIVLGGYSLGAEVADLVTGGRPLFGFTNVLPPGVDQHVAAVALFGNGTRGLSPAFAGKTIDQCAAGDPICGRGTNWPSHLQPSYIDSGLVDQAAGFVAGKL, encoded by the coding sequence ATGAGGCTTGTCGCGATGACGCCAGGCGCGCATGTTGCCCTCAGCCTGGCGACTGCCGTTCTGCTCGGTTTCGGATTGTCGGTCGGCCCGGGGCCGTTGCTTCCCAAAGCATCGGCGGCCTGTCCCGACGCGGAAGTGGTTTTCGCTCGCGGCCGAGAGGAGCCGCCCGGCGTCGGAGCCGTCGGTGATGCCCTCGTGAATTCGCTGCGGGGCAAGACGCGGATGTCGATCGGTGTCTACGGCGTCAACTACCCCGCCAACATCACCACGGGCACCGGCGCCAATGACATGAGCGCCCATGTGCAATCGATTGCCAGAGACTGCCCGAATACGCGTATCGTCCTCGGCGGCTATTCGCTGGGCGCCGAAGTGGCCGACCTGGTGACCGGAGGTCGTCCACTGTTCGGGTTCACCAACGTGCTGCCGCCGGGTGTCGACCAGCATGTCGCGGCCGTCGCGCTGTTCGGTAACGGCACCCGGGGGCTGTCGCCGGCCTTCGCCGGAAAGACCATCGACCAGTGCGCGGCCGGGGACCCGATCTGCGGCAGGGGCACGAATTGGCCGTCGCATCTGCAGCCGTCCTATATCGACTCCGGTCTGGTGGATCAGGCCGCGGGTTTCGTGGCGGGCAAGCTGTAG
- a CDS encoding ferritin-like domain-containing protein, which produces MTTRDKYTDVPTPYSWDVPSAGNAHFTWEYDEGRARLLSLYQKGKDKQWDAQLRIDWAQDVDPYNPVGLPDEFHPLFGSPMWDAADEARRAEMRRHSQAWQFSQFLHGEQGAMVCAAKIVEVVPDLDAKFYASTQTMDEARHVEAFSRFLQEKVGMVYPINKNLTALLDDTLRDSRWDMPYLGMQVLIEGLALAAFGVLRDMAAPDSLAKQVLAYVMQDEARHVAFGRISLKDYYSELTEAERDEREEFVVDACYLMRDRFRGEEVFETLGMNVQECAEWVDHSPLMVQFRSHLFSRIVPIVKDIGLWGDKVQKAFRDMGVHDMAGFDIEALMKADEDQAEALDKAHAEMAERALEVDQVIAAGAS; this is translated from the coding sequence ATGACCACGCGGGACAAGTACACGGATGTGCCCACGCCTTACTCGTGGGATGTCCCCAGCGCCGGTAACGCGCACTTCACCTGGGAGTACGACGAGGGGCGCGCCCGACTCCTTTCCCTGTATCAAAAGGGCAAGGACAAGCAGTGGGATGCACAGTTGCGGATCGACTGGGCGCAGGACGTCGACCCGTACAACCCGGTGGGGCTGCCCGACGAGTTCCATCCGCTGTTCGGCAGCCCGATGTGGGACGCCGCGGACGAAGCGCGTCGCGCCGAGATGCGCCGACACTCCCAGGCGTGGCAGTTCTCCCAGTTCCTGCACGGCGAGCAGGGCGCCATGGTGTGCGCGGCCAAGATCGTCGAAGTCGTCCCGGACCTGGACGCCAAGTTCTACGCGTCCACCCAGACCATGGACGAGGCCCGGCACGTCGAGGCGTTTTCGCGGTTCCTGCAGGAGAAGGTCGGTATGGTCTACCCGATCAACAAGAACCTGACCGCGCTGCTTGACGACACCTTGCGCGACTCGCGTTGGGACATGCCGTATCTCGGCATGCAGGTACTCATCGAAGGACTCGCCCTCGCCGCCTTCGGGGTGCTGCGTGACATGGCGGCGCCGGATTCGCTGGCCAAGCAGGTGCTGGCCTACGTCATGCAGGACGAAGCCCGCCACGTCGCCTTCGGCCGGATCTCCTTGAAGGACTACTACTCCGAGCTGACCGAGGCCGAGCGCGATGAGCGGGAAGAGTTCGTCGTCGACGCCTGTTATCTGATGCGCGACCGGTTCCGCGGCGAGGAGGTGTTCGAGACCCTCGGCATGAACGTCCAGGAGTGCGCCGAGTGGGTCGACCACTCCCCGTTGATGGTCCAGTTCCGTTCACACCTGTTCAGCCGCATCGTGCCGATCGTCAAGGACATCGGGCTGTGGGGCGACAAGGTGCAGAAAGCGTTCCGGGACATGGGTGTTCACGACATGGCCGGCTTCGACATCGAGGCGCTGATGAAGGCCGACGAAGATCAGGCCGAGGCGCTGGACAAGGCTCACGCCGAGATGGCCGAACGGGCCCTCGAGGTGGACCAGGTGATCGCGGCGGGCGCGAGCTAG
- a CDS encoding PE family protein, which produces MSFVFVSPEALAAAAANLTDIESALSAASAAAGAHTTVVLAAAADEVSAAIAAAFSGHGLGYQALSSEAAALHEQFVQTLTTGAASYAVAEATAATPLQPLLTAINAPFLALTGRPLIGNGANGTPGTGANGGAGGILIGSGGNGGSGGVGQNGGAGGAAGLFGVGGAGGAGGPGTTAGGAGGAGGLLFGAGGTGGAGGFNAAGLGGNGGAGGAGGLFSRGGTGGAGGSGNGAGGNGGAGGAGGTAGLFGVGGTGGIGGFTAAAVAGPGGAGGSGGLIGTGGTGGTGGFGGAGGSAGAISGHGGAGGQGGMLGGSGGAGGTGGGGGAINGNGGAGGAAGMFFGDGGAGGSAGGGGSIAGDGGAGGNAGIFAGAGGAGGAGGTAGAIGGKGGAGGRAGLLFGTGGSGGGGGAASGAAIGGDGGVGGNAGMLFGDGGAGGAGGISAIIGGNGGAGGTAGIIGNGGQGGDGGTNTTVNPGGVGGNGGRGGDAVLIGNGGNGGNGGFSVNPGKAGKAGSGGTGGQLIGLDGSPGLS; this is translated from the coding sequence ATGTCGTTTGTGTTTGTATCGCCGGAAGCACTTGCGGCGGCAGCGGCAAATCTAACCGATATCGAATCGGCGCTCAGCGCGGCCAGCGCAGCCGCCGGCGCCCACACGACAGTGGTGCTGGCGGCGGCTGCCGACGAAGTATCGGCGGCCATCGCGGCGGCGTTTTCCGGTCATGGCCTGGGCTATCAGGCCCTCAGCTCGGAGGCGGCGGCCCTGCACGAGCAATTTGTACAGACATTGACCACGGGTGCGGCGTCATACGCCGTTGCGGAGGCCACCGCCGCCACGCCGCTGCAACCCCTACTCACCGCAATCAATGCGCCATTCCTGGCGCTGACCGGGCGCCCGCTGATCGGCAACGGCGCCAACGGGACCCCAGGCACCGGGGCCAACGGCGGAGCCGGAGGCATCTTGATCGGTAGCGGCGGCAATGGCGGGTCTGGCGGGGTCGGCCAGAACGGTGGCGCGGGTGGAGCCGCAGGGTTGTTCGGCGTTGGCGGCGCCGGTGGGGCTGGCGGACCCGGCACCACCGCCGGCGGGGCCGGTGGGGCAGGCGGGCTGCTGTTCGGAGCGGGCGGGACGGGTGGTGCCGGCGGATTCAACGCCGCCGGCCTCGGGGGGAACGGCGGGGCCGGCGGGGCCGGCGGGCTGTTCAGCCGCGGCGGCACCGGCGGCGCCGGCGGCAGCGGCAACGGCGCTGGGGGTAATGGTGGCGCCGGTGGTGCGGGTGGCACTGCGGGCCTGTTCGGCGTGGGAGGCACGGGCGGCATCGGCGGGTTCACCGCTGCCGCCGTAGCTGGTCCCGGTGGGGCCGGCGGCTCCGGTGGGTTGATCGGCACCGGCGGCACCGGCGGCACCGGCGGCTTCGGCGGCGCCGGCGGCAGCGCCGGCGCTATCAGCGGGCATGGCGGGGCCGGCGGCCAAGGGGGCATGCTCGGCGGTAGTGGCGGGGCCGGCGGCACCGGTGGCGGCGGCGGCGCAATCAACGGCAATGGCGGGGCCGGCGGCGCGGCCGGCATGTTCTTCGGCGATGGCGGGGCCGGGGGCTCCGCCGGTGGCGGTGGCTCGATCGCCGGGGATGGCGGGGCCGGGGGCAACGCCGGCATATTCGCCGGCGCCGGTGGGGCCGGCGGGGCCGGCGGCACGGCTGGCGCCATCGGCGGGAAGGGCGGGGCCGGCGGCCGAGCCGGACTGCTCTTCGGTACGGGCGGCAGCGGCGGCGGCGGTGGTGCCGCCTCTGGCGCCGCGATAGGCGGGGACGGCGGAGTTGGCGGCAATGCCGGCATGCTGTTCGGCGATGGCGGGGCCGGTGGCGCCGGCGGTATCAGCGCCATCATCGGCGGGAATGGCGGGGCCGGCGGCACGGCCGGGATTATCGGCAACGGCGGGCAAGGCGGCGACGGCGGGACCAACACCACCGTCAACCCGGGCGGGGTCGGCGGCAACGGTGGTCGAGGTGGCGACGCCGTGCTGATCGGCAACGGTGGTAACGGCGGCAACGGCGGGTTCAGCGTGAACCCGGGTAAAGCCGGGAAAGCCGGATCTGGCGGCACCGGCGGGCAGCTGATCGGCCTGGACGGATCGCCCGGGCTCTCATAG
- a CDS encoding alpha/beta hydrolase fold domain-containing protein, producing the protein MADQHSNPDVVVVGAGFAGLYAAYRLRLAGLSMRIFEAGDDVGGTWYWNRYPGARVDIPSVDYMFSFDADWARDWQWSEKYATQPEILRYLNHVADKHDLRRDIQFGTRVTHAHWDDSSSGYRVRTDRGEEIGCRYLVMATGCLSVPKDLDIDGVENFTGETYFTSRWPHEPVDFTGKRVGVVGTGSSGIQSIPLIAAQASEVVVFQRTPCFSIPAQNGPISPDKLAEMTDEPAYRQAAKYSFGGVPVERTITPAFSVSADERRQRYERAWQRGELLEILNLYADVMSNPLANKDFADFIHGKIRGIVRDPRTAETLCPKTYPVGAKRLCLDTNYYATFNLPHVRLVNLQDQPMVGVTATGIDTVGESFDFDAIVFATGFDAITGAVAAIDIVGRDGLALRDKWSEGPNTYLGLMTEGFPNLFLIAGPQSPSVLSNMAVSIEQHVDFVADALTYLRDHGFDRIEPTKLAEAGWMQHVDDAASITLFPQANSWYVGANIPGKPRTFMAYAAGVDFYRVACDEVVARDYLGFTLSGPGHTQCYDGVVRRLQPDVQMVLEQMALLELPPLESMPAEQARAFMNEMNLTRPPGPDVGEVVDGILPGAAGLLAYRLYRPSSPGPHPVVVYFHGGGWVLGDHTSDDPLCRDLCARSDALIVSVDYRHAPEHRFPAALEDGWAAARWVAEHSQELGGIPGRLAVCGWSAGAGIATVVCQLARDTGWPTIVGQALITPVVDSDLSRGSYTENADGYGLTAALMRWFFDYYADPDVRDDPRIAPLRAPDLAGLPPAIVVTAEFDPLRDEGDAYAKALAAAGVPSQHASARGHTHLSLTMVDVVVSGAPIRDQIADALRGFFAADAARSTPVQTAG; encoded by the coding sequence ATGGCTGATCAACACTCCAACCCCGATGTCGTGGTTGTGGGCGCCGGCTTCGCCGGCCTGTACGCCGCGTACCGCCTTCGGCTCGCGGGTCTGTCAATGCGGATATTCGAGGCCGGCGACGACGTCGGCGGCACCTGGTACTGGAACCGCTACCCCGGCGCGCGGGTCGACATCCCGAGCGTCGACTACATGTTCAGCTTCGATGCCGACTGGGCGCGGGACTGGCAGTGGTCTGAGAAGTACGCAACGCAGCCGGAGATCCTGCGTTACCTGAACCACGTCGCCGACAAGCACGATCTGCGTCGCGACATTCAGTTCGGCACCAGGGTCACCCACGCTCACTGGGACGACAGCTCGTCCGGCTACCGCGTGCGCACCGATCGCGGCGAGGAGATCGGCTGCCGTTACCTGGTGATGGCGACGGGTTGCCTCTCGGTACCGAAGGATCTCGACATCGACGGCGTCGAAAACTTCACCGGCGAGACATATTTCACCAGTCGATGGCCCCATGAGCCCGTCGACTTCACCGGCAAGCGCGTCGGCGTCGTCGGGACGGGTTCGTCTGGCATTCAGTCGATTCCGCTGATCGCCGCACAGGCGTCGGAAGTGGTGGTCTTCCAACGCACGCCATGCTTCTCGATTCCCGCGCAGAACGGTCCCATCTCGCCGGACAAGCTCGCGGAGATGACCGACGAGCCGGCGTACCGCCAGGCGGCGAAATACTCCTTCGGAGGCGTCCCCGTGGAGCGCACGATCACCCCGGCCTTCTCGGTGTCCGCCGACGAACGCCGGCAGCGCTACGAACGTGCCTGGCAACGTGGCGAACTGCTGGAAATACTCAACCTCTACGCCGATGTGATGAGTAACCCGTTGGCCAACAAGGACTTTGCCGACTTCATTCACGGCAAGATCCGCGGCATCGTGCGCGATCCCCGGACGGCCGAGACGCTGTGCCCCAAAACCTATCCGGTCGGCGCGAAGCGGCTCTGCCTGGACACCAACTACTACGCCACGTTCAACCTGCCCCATGTCCGCCTGGTGAATCTGCAGGATCAGCCGATGGTCGGCGTGACTGCGACCGGAATCGACACGGTCGGTGAATCTTTCGATTTCGACGCGATTGTCTTTGCCACCGGCTTCGACGCGATCACCGGCGCCGTCGCGGCGATCGACATCGTCGGCCGGGACGGACTCGCGCTGAGGGACAAATGGTCCGAGGGTCCGAACACCTACCTCGGCCTGATGACCGAGGGATTCCCCAACCTGTTCCTCATCGCCGGCCCCCAGAGTCCCTCGGTACTGTCGAACATGGCGGTGTCCATCGAGCAGCACGTCGATTTCGTTGCCGACGCATTGACGTATCTGCGCGACCACGGCTTCGACCGGATCGAGCCCACCAAGCTCGCCGAGGCGGGCTGGATGCAGCACGTCGACGACGCCGCATCCATAACCCTTTTCCCGCAGGCGAATTCGTGGTACGTCGGCGCGAACATTCCGGGCAAGCCACGTACCTTCATGGCGTATGCCGCCGGGGTCGACTTCTACCGGGTGGCCTGCGATGAGGTAGTGGCCCGCGACTACCTGGGCTTCACACTGTCCGGGCCCGGCCACACGCAGTGCTACGACGGCGTGGTGCGCCGCCTGCAACCCGACGTCCAGATGGTGCTGGAACAGATGGCGCTGCTGGAGTTGCCGCCACTGGAGTCCATGCCTGCCGAGCAGGCGCGCGCCTTCATGAACGAGATGAACCTGACCCGCCCACCGGGCCCGGACGTCGGCGAAGTCGTCGACGGAATCCTGCCGGGTGCCGCGGGACTCCTGGCTTACCGTCTGTACCGGCCGTCGAGCCCGGGTCCCCATCCCGTCGTCGTGTACTTCCACGGCGGCGGTTGGGTTCTCGGCGACCACACGTCAGACGATCCGTTGTGCCGGGATCTGTGCGCGCGCAGCGACGCGCTCATCGTGTCGGTGGACTACCGGCACGCTCCTGAGCACCGCTTCCCGGCCGCGCTCGAGGACGGCTGGGCGGCGGCGCGATGGGTTGCCGAGCACTCGCAGGAACTTGGCGGCATTCCCGGTCGCCTCGCGGTGTGCGGTTGGAGCGCCGGCGCCGGGATCGCCACGGTGGTGTGCCAATTGGCCAGGGACACCGGTTGGCCGACCATTGTCGGCCAGGCGTTGATCACGCCGGTCGTCGATTCGGACCTGAGTCGCGGCTCCTACACCGAGAACGCCGACGGCTACGGTCTCACCGCCGCGTTGATGCGGTGGTTCTTCGATTACTACGCCGACCCGGACGTGCGCGACGACCCGCGAATCGCACCGCTGCGCGCGCCCGACCTGGCCGGCCTGCCGCCGGCGATCGTCGTCACAGCGGAGTTCGACCCGTTGCGCGACGAAGGCGACGCGTACGCGAAAGCGCTTGCCGCGGCAGGTGTTCCGAGCCAGCACGCGTCGGCCCGGGGACACACGCACCTGTCGCTGACCATGGTGGACGTGGTGGTCTCCGGGGCGCCGATCCGGGACCAGATCGCCGACGCGCTGCGTGGGTTCTTCGCAGCGGATGCCGCCAGGAGCACGCCGGTTCAGACGGCAGGTTAG
- the mtnA gene encoding S-methyl-5-thioribose-1-phosphate isomerase translates to MRRTIDWDGDAVTIIDQTALPADYRVLRLHRVDELIDAIRRLAVRGAPALGAAGALGVVLAAREGGDVRASADRVARARPTAVNLSWGVARALGKLDGGAEAVLAEALSILDEDERLNRAASGHAAEIVLGLCERRPLRLLSHCNAGHLATVAWGSALGVVWHLHQRGLVESVLVDETRPLMQGSRLTAWELAQAGVPYRVQPDSAAAAAMARGLVDCVLVGADRIAANGDVANKIGTYGLAIAARHHGVPLVVVAPSSTVDSSLASGAEIAIEERAPDEIRTYAGVTVTPPDADAFNPAFDVTPAELITAVVTENGRFHP, encoded by the coding sequence GTGCGCAGGACCATCGACTGGGACGGCGACGCGGTCACGATCATCGATCAGACCGCCTTGCCGGCTGACTACCGCGTCCTGCGCCTGCACCGGGTGGACGAACTGATCGACGCGATCCGCCGTTTGGCGGTCCGGGGTGCCCCTGCGCTCGGCGCAGCTGGGGCGCTCGGCGTGGTACTCGCGGCGCGCGAGGGAGGGGACGTCCGCGCCTCGGCCGACCGGGTCGCCAGGGCGCGACCGACCGCCGTGAACCTCAGTTGGGGAGTGGCGCGCGCCCTGGGGAAACTCGACGGAGGCGCCGAAGCCGTACTGGCCGAGGCACTTTCGATTCTCGACGAGGACGAACGCCTGAACCGCGCCGCATCGGGCCACGCCGCGGAGATCGTGCTGGGGCTCTGCGAACGCAGACCATTGCGCCTGCTCAGCCACTGCAACGCCGGCCACCTCGCCACGGTGGCATGGGGCAGTGCCCTCGGGGTGGTCTGGCATCTGCACCAACGCGGATTGGTCGAATCGGTGCTGGTGGATGAGACACGGCCGCTGATGCAGGGCTCACGACTGACAGCGTGGGAATTGGCGCAGGCAGGCGTGCCCTACCGGGTGCAGCCGGACAGTGCCGCGGCCGCGGCGATGGCACGCGGCCTCGTCGACTGCGTCCTGGTCGGCGCCGACCGGATCGCCGCGAACGGCGACGTCGCCAACAAGATCGGCACCTACGGCCTGGCTATCGCGGCGCGCCATCACGGCGTGCCCCTCGTCGTGGTCGCGCCGTCGTCGACCGTCGACAGCTCGCTTGCCAGCGGCGCCGAGATCGCCATCGAGGAACGCGCGCCCGACGAAATCAGAACGTACGCCGGCGTCACCGTCACTCCGCCGGACGCGGACGCCTTCAACCCGGCTTTCGACGTGACGCCGGCCGAGTTGATCACCGCGGTCGTCACCGAGAACGGGCGATTTCACCCCTAA
- a CDS encoding PE family protein, translated as MSAVIAAPQLMEAAATDLSAIGSTLDAAHMLAAAPTISVLPAAADEVSAGIADLFSGYARDYQKLAGQAAALHQQFVQHLTAAAVSYAGAEAANLALLLQPLLSAEGPVVGPATSTLDALSFYLGEMSRRLSTIISNSPALFNSLLQEIIANPTGTIFVLPAFLLIPPLLVLAPIGPFVLIHVFPTLANYLMSLADTFFPLLGPNLFWSIGYPLLAISLAIPQIPLYLLYLLYIATGGALV; from the coding sequence ATGTCTGCAGTGATCGCGGCGCCGCAATTGATGGAGGCGGCTGCGACAGATTTGTCGGCTATCGGGTCAACGCTCGATGCGGCGCACATGCTGGCGGCGGCCCCGACTATCTCTGTCCTGCCTGCTGCCGCCGACGAGGTGTCGGCAGGTATTGCCGACCTCTTCTCTGGGTACGCCCGGGACTATCAGAAGCTGGCCGGGCAGGCGGCCGCACTGCACCAACAGTTCGTGCAGCACCTGACCGCCGCCGCCGTCTCATACGCCGGCGCAGAGGCTGCGAACCTCGCCCTGTTGCTGCAGCCTTTACTGTCGGCCGAGGGCCCAGTTGTCGGCCCCGCCACCAGCACCCTGGACGCTCTCTCGTTTTATCTGGGCGAGATGTCGCGCCGCTTGAGTACGATCATCAGCAATTCGCCGGCCTTGTTCAACAGCCTGCTTCAGGAAATCATCGCGAATCCCACCGGGACTATTTTTGTTTTACCCGCATTTCTGCTGATACCGCCTCTCTTAGTTCTCGCGCCCATCGGGCCATTTGTGTTGATACACGTGTTCCCAACGTTGGCGAACTACCTGATGAGCCTTGCTGACACATTCTTTCCCTTACTGGGACCCAACCTTTTCTGGTCCATCGGCTATCCGTTGTTAGCGATTTCCCTGGCGATTCCGCAAATACCGCTGTACCTGTTGTATCTCCTCTACATCGCGACTGGGGGCGCGTTGGTATGA